The DNA segment tttatttgatggACTTAGTCTGCGATAGAAGGGGCTTTTTGTTTTCTAGTCAGTTCGTCTGTCGATCTGTTTGTCTACTTTTATCAGCTTATTCGTTTATTGGTTGACGGGTAGTTTTCcatgactgtccctctggtatctttcgctcctCTTTTACCATGAATagttcaaatcaacttgaaaataAGATCACATGTTTATTATGgtgtcatttatttatttttttcatgtcaaAGAAAGGTTTTCAACCCAGATTTAAAAAGTTTCTTTTCGTGTTATGGTTTCATACAATTTCGACATAATTTTCTccattatttttaatcaaatatccaaatacataaaaatcactaaaatagCAAATATTTGAACTGCTTGGATCTCAATGATAAGCGgctgtattatttttttgtttaactttgatgtataaatttgaaaatttaggcttgattgattgattgattgttggttgcttaaatTTAGGTTTTAAGCTCATTGAGTATCCGACAGTTTAGTCAATTTGCAGTAGTTCTTTTCGATTAAAAGTGCATTTTGTAATTTACTCAGTGTAGTTGTTTGCCGTGCAGTGCAACATTATGCTGTTTTGAGCTAGTCCAGTTGTCGCCTATATTTCTGACAAATCTCATTCCACAGTAGCTTTAATAACCTTGACCCTACCTTTCAGTCAGTTCAAACAACTTGACCTTTAAGTAACTATTGAAGCTTATacttttatctaaaataataaaattgaccaTAAAATATCTCGAAAGAGCAGAGTTATCTAGAATGGAATAGACGAGTAAAAACTGATCAGATAAAACCTATTACTTTTCCTTTTGCTATTGTGCAAGCCTATATTTGACGTTAATTACACTTTATCTCAGTCAATAGACGAAATAGCAATTTATCCAGTATTTGTAAGTGCTTGACATAGCATTGATCAATAATTCAGTTAACAAAAAGATAGGAATATGTGTTGTGACATTTGATAGAATGCTTAAATACCGAGTATGTTGTAATCAATGTCATTTATTAACTGTACCACGTGACTGTTATGTGGTAGTGGACGATATCACTGTAAATATGACCAAAGtagtgttttgtgtttttttacaaaatatttctgGTTAGTTTCTGTGGTCcatggtaaattaaaaaaaaagcaaacaaacactTCTGGCCAATTTCGAGCTTGACATATGTCTTTCGTTTTAGACTACGTAAACTTCATCTCTATACCATATAGGAAAATATATGCCGTTACAATTTTTTTCCTGATGATAATAGAAAACCTGATATAACGGTTTTAGTTCTTCAATGGACTTTCTTCAGATGCGGAATGGTTAAATTGCGTTTTTGGTTTCCTTATATAGTTATGCGTCGACGGTTGATATCCGGCGGTTCTACTAGATCAGGTTATCCGTAACCAAGGTTATCCGATGTATCATCGAAACCCACGGGTAAACATTTTAACCAGACATGGACCTACATTAACCATATGTCGTTTGAAATCATCGAAATTCTATGAAATGATCCAAATGACCCACGTCCGACGTCCTTAGAAGTAAAAGAGAGGAGTTTTGAAACCCCCATTGGAATTAATAGTTTAGAGACCTCCAAATTGCAGTACACCACTCAATCTATGCTTTATGGTCATCTCTACATTTCTGTTTGTTATTGTTGATCATCGTTGTTTGGTTTGCTGTTTCAATTTGGTTTTAGAATGATTTGATGTTAAAAATGGCTTCTCACTGAAtggcatatttattttattgatgtatTGATACTTTTGTGAGATTGTTTTTAggattaattaaggatttatgtAAATGCTGTGGAATAGTAAAACCACTTCTTCTAAGCAAGTACATCCGTAGAATTCTCATAAATTTTGCCATAAAAATCGGGTGGCTATAGTTCATATTGGGTATTAAAAGTAAGACGGCTTGTTTCTATTATAAATAACAGATATACCGTGATCATCTGCGACACCGTTTTTAACTTGACTCAAGAAGATCTAATGAGTTCAGATGTATATACCCTCTCTTAAGAGTATCtggcaattttaaaacaattagaaaTAGTGTACTTGCCGAAACTGGATAAGCCCCAGTCACACTGTCAcgttttatagatataggaagatgtggtgtgagtaccaatgagacaactctccatccaagtaacaatttaaaaagtaaaccattacaggttaaagtacggccttcaacaaacgacaactactgtacatcagattcctgacttaggacaggtgcaaacatttgcagcgggattaaacgttttaatggatccaaaccttctccctttttctgaaacaatagcataacattaCTCCGTTTTAAATTGCTACGTTTCAGGCtacgttttgaataaaaatgtccCGTTATTTTGAAAGCTAGGTTTTACTAGGTTTGTGCTACGTTCTTATCACCTTTTGCTACGTATTAGTACGTGTAGACTCACGTTTCCACCACACATTGATACGTTTCGATACGTAGTAAGCACATTATGTTACGTTCCGTTAAGGGTGGGGGTTTATTTCCTTAGCATTTTACTTTATGACTATTTGAATTGTCTCCCTTTGGTTATATGTATTCGCAATTTTGGAAACTTCAAACAGTATAAAAAGCTTATCCAAATTAGGGAAATCAGAGGAAATACTGCAAAtatcaactttttaaaaaaattacccGGAGATGTTATATTTCCAGGAATACTAGACCACTAATTTAAAGCCGAAAACTAAAAAGTCGTCAAATCACGGAATGGTTCAACTATTATCACTTCATGGATGAAAAATCATGACaagtaaacattattttattaaacgtttaaaatagatatttgtCTCTTCATGAATATGtgtgaaatatttgcaactggacgttaagcaaccaataGTTAATAAGTAATTGTCCTTATTTTTGTAGATTATTTGACAAGTTTCCAGACGTACAGGATTTATTTGTGCCTTTTCGAGGATTATCTTCAGACGAACTTAGAACTAATATTAAATTACGTGAGCATGGCCTTAGAGTGATGGGAACGATTGAGAAATGTATAGCCAGACTAGATAAACCAGAAAAACTCGAAACTCTAATGTCAGATCTTGGACAGAAACATATAATCTTTGATactaaaattcaatattttgatgtaagtttttcaattttaagtatGCGCAATTTTGAATGCGTAATGTATTAAACGGCAAAATCTTAAACTGTTGGAGatattcataacaaaatcaaaagttgacTTAAAAACGTCTCAGATTGATTATATGACTTTTCAATAACAACAGATTTGAAACTAGTTTAAACAGACGCAGGAGCTCGAGAACCCGAAGGCCGGACACTCAAAATTTGGAGAGAAAAAGACCACGACAATAACATTAGAAAAATGCGACAAAAAAACACCCAACAAACATCAGtccatattttgcaataagtATACATGTGTAGAATAGCATAGACTGACCAATACAAACCACACCAAAACTACAAAGATACCAGGTGCTATACATAAGGGTATGCACATCATGTGCCATGTATGGTATCCTTCGCATTGTTTACGCTCATGTACTTATTTGGTGAAAATCTCGTTTGGTTATTGCAAAAGAAATGTAGCATTCTTTGGCATCAATACGGTAAACACATTAATCTTACACTTAATCAAGTGTACAGTACACACAAACAATTGAATCACGAAAGTGGAAGGATCTTGTTGcaaaatgagatttttgaaaacttttatatTGTTATGAAAGATCAAACCTTACGAGAGAATGAAATgctagaaaaatattttaaatacttaattTCAGTTTTGTTGAAGTTCGTAACGGAGATGCATGTACATTGCATATTATCAACAGTGTTTTTATATCACAAGGTGTCGCATGACTTTTAATCACCAGTCACATGCATATTGAAGCTCTGTATCACTAGCCTGGCAACAATTACAGGTGCGTTCGATCCAAATCTCTATTGACTTCACCAGTAAAAACTGACCGAAACGAAATAGCAATAGCGCTGATAGCACcgtttaaaaccaaataacacATTAACCAATGATATGTACATATTTAATTAAAcaggttttgttttctgtttttagcTGATTATTCCGCAGTTACTTCATGCCTTGGAACCTATTTTGGGTGATCAATGGACACCGGATGTTGAAGACACATGGTCggattttctaaaatatattacAGCCCTAATGAAGCAAGCTATGATAATATGATAATGTCGGGCCATCGGTCAATGTTCAGTCCGAAATTTTGAACTgtgatttgaaaacaaaaatgtgtacataTAGACAATCATCATTTCTATGTGCTTGTGTTgttcatataaaatttatatattttacatgtaatttcAATTGAAGATATTTTAATGAATCATCATGCGAAATCACTCGTAAAAACCTgcaaaaaagatttgttttattttcacctGATTCTGAAAAAGTTATGTCACATTTCATTGCAacgttttataataaataaccacgttattttaaatgttttgtcaacTCAAAAACGAGGCGAAAGAAACAAAGGGACATTCATAGTCATTTGTCGAAACAAAAGAAACATCGGGACATTCATAGGCATTGGTCAAAACAAAAGATACAAAGGGACATTCATAGTCATTGGTCGAAACAAAAGATACTAAAGGACATTCATAGTCATtagtcaaaacaaaaaaatacaaaaggacATTCATAGTCATTAGtcaaaacaaaagacacaaaaggACATTCATAGTCATTAGTCAaaacaaaagatacaaaaggaCATTCATAGTCATTGGTCGaaacaaaagatacaaaaggaCATTCATAGTCATaggtcaaaacaaaaaaacaaaaggacATTCATAGGCAATggtcaaaacaaaagaaacaaaggGACATTCATAGtcattggtaaaaaaaaaatacaaaaggacATTCATAGGCAATggtcaaaacaaaagaaacaaaggGACATCCATAGTCATTGGTCTaaacaaaagatacaaaaggaCATTCATAGTCATaggccaaaataaaaataacatagcCATTgcgaaaaaaaagaagaaggaAATAGCtcaacaaagacaaacaaacaaacaacacccaagtcaggagcctctggcctttgtcagccttgtataatttttattttaagttcgaAGTCTAGTTTGGCGTCCATTATcactaaaatagaaaaatatttgttaataggCGAGCTGAAGAACTCCTCCGGGTGCTGGAGATTCTCGCTGCTTTGACGACACAATGTTGGCCATTCGGCTGTTGTATGCTCTATGGTCgaattgttgtctctttgacacatttcccatttccattctcaatattatTAATAGTATATTAAACACaacataaataacaatagaCTGAGCAACAAGACCCCAAAAACTCCGCCCCCaaataaagaacaaacaaaaacaacaatcgATGTTCATCTTCTAAAGGTGCTACAGAAGGGTCAGTATTTCATACTTCACCTGTGGCATCACTcgtgttttataaatattt comes from the Mytilus trossulus isolate FHL-02 chromosome 3, PNRI_Mtr1.1.1.hap1, whole genome shotgun sequence genome and includes:
- the LOC134709260 gene encoding cytoglobin-2-like, whose translation is MGSEFSQCVHESKRETYMSVQTFNVEVQTPPINDHQKQLLRETWSVVKEDIAKVGVVTFMRLFDKFPDVQDLFVPFRGLSSDELRTNIKLREHGLRVMGTIEKCIARLDKPEKLETLMSDLGQKHIIFDTKIQYFDLIIPQLLHALEPILGDQWTPDVEDTWSDFLKYITALMKQAMII